The Bradyrhizobium sp. CCGB01 genome segment CGCCAGGCACAACGCGACTGCGGCTCAGATCGCGCTGAAATGGCTGCTCGACCAAAACGGCGTCGCTGCGATCCCGAAGGCCTCGCGCCGCGAAAGCCAGCAGGCCAATCTCGACGCGCTGAAGATCACGCTCGACGATGCCGACCGCAAGAAGATCGCGGCGCTGCCGAAGGACAGGCGTTGCGTCAATCCCGGCTTTGCGCCGGCGTGGGATTAGTCTTGTCTGATGTTTCGAACACGCAAAGAAATGGCCCCGCGAGGGGCCATTTCCGTGTTGCGTTGCGCGTTAGTCCCAGTGGTGACGGTGGCTGCGCTTGATCACCACGACCTTGTTGTCGCGATGATGCCAACCGCGATGCCAGCCGTGATCGCGATGCATGCCGTATTCGGCGCGGGCGCCGTACGGGCCGTGATGATAACCATGCTTGATCACCACCGTCTCCGCACTTGCCAGCGTCGGCGCAGCGATCACGAGCGCACCCAGAGCCGCAACCACATAACCAACCTTCTTCATGCTGTCCTCCTCCAATTCAATGCAAATGAGAACGGCGCATGCGTGTGAACGTTCCGGAGAAAATGGAGGAGATTTCTGAACGGATGTTCAGGGTGGTTAATCGCAGCGTTGCTGTGAAGGCGTCGGCGCGCCCGTCGCGACGTACTTGCCGTCCTTGATGGTGTACACACCGCGCTCGCTGCGATTGTAGATCGCGCGCAAGCTGCCTTGCTCGGACAGCAGCAGGCCGTATTCACGCGTCTGCCGTAGCGAGGGGAAGTAAACCATCACATTGAGCAGGCCTCCGGCATCGACCGTGGCGGACACCACTTCGTTCTCGTCCTTGGCTTCGCCGAAATCGCGCCGGTACATCACCCGGCCGTCCTTGCGGATCTCGTAAGTCAGGAGCGAGCCCTTGTCGCGGTCCGGCCGGGCCGCGCAATCGATCGCCCATGAGCCGAGCAGGCCCCATTGCTCGACCGTCGCCGCGAGCGTCTCGGCGCCGGCCGCCGGCGCGAACGCAATCCACAGCGATGCCGCCGTGATCCAGCGGCTCAAACAACGTGTCATCTCCTGAAAAACCCCGCCTCGAAGAATTCCAAAGTGTAGCATCCCGTTCGCGATCGTCCACGCCAGCTACCAATCGCGCGCGAATTTGATCCGCGTCAATGAGGTCGGTCATATCAAGGCTAGGATGGCGCTCCCGAAGGCGAAATTGGATAGACCGATGCTGAATCAAGTCATGGATTTCGCGGGCGAGGTGCTGCCGGGGAGCTGCGCCGCGCCGCCTTATTCCGAGACGGCGTTTCTGGCCGAGCTGGGCGAGCGCTTGAGGTCCTCGCGCGCGCGTTGCGAGCTGTCGCGCCGGGAGCTGGCCCGCCGGTCCGGGATTTCCGAGCGCTACATTGCCCAGATCGAGGCCGGCAAGGGCAACGTCTCGATCGTGCTGTTGCTGCGGCTGGCCTCCGCGATCCATAGCAGCCAGCCACAGGTCGCCTGAAGCCCTAGGCCCGCTTCTCCACGTTCGCGCTGCGGGCCGGCACGCCGAACTCCTTGCGGCAGACCTCGGCCAGCACGGCGACGCCCTCGCGGATCTGCTGATGCGAGGGGCTTGCAAAGCACAGTCTCAGACGCGAGCTGGAATGCGTCTTGTTGGTCGACCATTCCGGTCCCGGATTGATCGAGACGCCTGCGGCGAGCGCGGCCTGATACAGTTTCAGCGTATCAACCTGGTCGGGCAGCTTCACCCAGAGGAAGATGCCGCCCTTCGGCTCCTCGAACTCCGCCGCTGTCCCGAACTGCTCGTTGAGGGCCTCCATCAGCGTGTCGAGCTTGGTGCGCAGCGCCTTCGTCAGTGCCGGCACGTGGGTCGCAAAATGCGGCTTGCAGTAGGCGGCCAGCACCATCTGCTCCAGCGCGCCCGAGCCGGCATCCGTCTTCAGCGCCAGCATCCGCGACATCACATCCCAGGGCGCGGCGATGAAGCCGACGCGCAGTGCCGGCGCGATCGACTTGGAGAACGAGCCGATGTGGATCACGCCGCCGTTCGGGCTCATCGCGTAGATCGCCGGCGGCCGCTGTCCCGACCAGACGAGATCGGCATAGCAATCGTCCTCGAAGATGGGCACGCCGTATTCCGCCGACAGCCGCAGCAACTCGGCGCGCCGGCTCTCCGGCATGATGCTGCCGGTCGGGTTCTGCACGGTCGGGATGGTGTAGATGTATTTGGGACGGATGCCGCGGCCCTTGAGGTCGGCCAGCGTCGAGGCCAGCACATCCATGCGCATGCCGTCCTTGTCGAGGGGGACGCCTGCTACATTGACCCCGAGCCGCGCCAGGCGGGTCAACGAACCCTGATAGCTGTCCTGCTCGAAGATCACGGTATCGCCGCGCGTCAGCAGCGTCGCGTTGACGAGGTCGAGCGCCTGGAGCGAGCCCGAGACGATCATGAGATCGTCGACCGTGCAGTTGATGCCGGCATCGCGCTTCAGTTTTGTCACCAGGAATTCGCGCAAGGGCAGGTAGCCCTGGGGGCCATGCGCCAGCCCGTAAGTGGCGAGCGAGCGGCCCTCGCGTTGCAGGGCCTGGTTGGTCGCCTCGATCAGGCCATCGAGCGGCAGTTGCTCGGAATCGTTGTTGCCGCCGACGAAGCTGTACTTGGCAAGGCCCGTCCAGCGCGCAGAAGGGGCCGGCAGCCCTGCGGGAAACAGGGGCGCGAAATCGAAGCTGGACGTCATGGGGGCGTTCCTCGTTTCTGTTCTTGTTGAGCGGCCAGCGTTGCACCGACCCGCTTGTTTTCTTTCTCGCGGGCCGCCCGGGTGGGCGGCCTTGCTTCTTGCCGGCCGTCCTGGTCGGACGGGCCTTACTTCTTACCGACCGTCCTGGTCGGACGGCCCTGGCTGATGAAAGCGTAATGCGCATTGGCGACGCCGCCAACCATCAAGGCCTCGACCACCGGCTCGGCGATCTCACTGGTCGCGGCCCAATCGACGAGGAAGTTGGCCCCGGTCCCGCCCCGCACGTCGTCGGTCGGAATGAAGATCGAGACCGTGGCCAGAGGCTTCAGCGCCACCTGAGCCTTCAGGTAGGTCTCGACCTGCTTGCCTGTGGTGTCGAAATAGGCGATGCGTTTAACGACCAGCGGCTGGGTCTCGGAGGCGTTGTGCACACTCAGCGTCACCGAGAAGTCGACACGCAGCTTTCCCTGGCTCATCGCGACGCTGGAATAGGCGGGCACGTAGAACCCGCCGGAGACGGCAAGTTCCTCCTTTGGCAGCGCGGTGAGCGAATCGGCAAAGTTTTGTTCGATATTGACCTTGGATTGAGCGGCTGCGGGCACGGCATAGGCAAGGGGGCATAACAGCATTGCTGCCAACAGCCCCTTCCGCGTGTGACGAATTGCTCGCTTGCCGCACCGCAACCCGTCTCTAGGGTGCGGCAAAACGGACCAATTTGGCATGCACGAACTCATTCGCGACATCACTCTCTGTATTCTGTTTGCCTGGATGCTGGGCCTGCTCGCCCATTTCTCGCGGCAGCCGCTGATCCTGGCCTACCTTATCGCCGGCTTTTGCATAGGTCCATTCGGTGCCGGCTGGGTCAAGTCGCAGGAATCGATCAGCGTCATCTCCGAGCTCGGCCTGATCTTCATGCTGTTCATGATCGGTCTGGAGATCGACCTGAAGAAGATTGTGCGGGCGGGCAAGGTGATCCTGTTCGCGGCGGGCGGTCAGCTGCTCGGCGGCTGCCTGCTCGGGGCGCTGTTCTTCGCCGGCATCGGCTTGTCGTTCGGCGGCGGGCATTTCGATGCGGTCTATCTCTGCGTCGCCTGCGCGCTGTCGAGCACCGTGATCATCGTCAAGGTGCTCTACGAGAAACGCGAGCTCGACACGCTGCCCGGCCGCATCACGCTCGGCGTGCTGGTGCTCCAGGACATCTTCGCGATCCTGTTCCTGGCGGTGCAGCCGAGCCTTGCCAATCTCGAGGTCAGCGTCATCCTGCTCTCGATCGGCCGCGTCGCCGTGCTGGTGGCCGCCGCGCTGCTGGTCAGCCGTTATGTGCTGCCGCGCCTGTTCCATCAGATCGCCCGCCGTCCCGAGCTGATCCTGCTTGGCGCGCTTGCCTGGTGCTTTCTCGTCGCCGAGACCGCGGAGCGGCTGTCGCTGTCGCGCGAGATGGGCGCGCTGATCGCCGGCGTTTCGCTCTCGACCTTCCCTTACGCCCTCGACGTCACTGCCAAGGTCACCACGCTGCGTGACTTCTTCATCACGCTGTTCTTCGTCGCGCTCGGCATGACCATTCCCGTGCCCGGTCTCTCCGTGATCGGGCTCGCCTTGATGATCGCGGCATTCACCGTGGTGAGCCGTCTCGTCACCACCTTCGCTCCGCTCTACCTGATGAAGCAGGGGCTGCGCGCCAGCCTGCTGCCGGCCCTCAACCTCGCGCAGATATCCGAGTTCTCGCTGGTGGTGATCCAGACCGGCGTCGCCGACCATCATATCGCGGCCGAAACGGCGAATGCGGCCTCCTTCGCCTTCGTGGTGCTGGCGGTGCTCTCGACCTTCGTGATGACCCGCAGCGACGAGATCACCCGCTGGGCGATCGGCCCCCTGAAGCGGATCGGCCTGCGCGATCTCGACCACGGCAACGGCCATGGCGAGGAGGGGCACGAAGGCGGCCATGGCGAGGCCCGCCGCATCGTCATCCTCGGCTTTTTCCGTGCGGCGAGCGCGCTTCTCGCCGAGATCGAGCGGCAGACACCGGTGCTGCTCGAGCAGATCACCGTGGTCGACTTCAACCCCAATGTGTACCAGACCCTGGTGTCGCGCGGCCTGCACGTGATCTATGGCGACATCAGCAGCGCCGACACGCTGCTCCACGCCGGCGTTGGCAAGTCCGAGATGATCATCCTCAGCGTGCCGGATGCGCTTCTGAAGGGCGCCAGCAACGAGAAGCTGGTCCGCCACGTCCGCACCCTCAATCCGACCGCCATGATCGTCGCCACGGCCGATCTCTTGTCGGATGTGGGCGAACTCTACGCGGCCGGCGCCAGCTATGTCACCGTGACCCGGCTCAGCGACGCTCATGAGCTGTTTACCGTGATCGAAGCCGCCCAGGCCGGCCTTCTGGCCGACAAGCGCGCCGAGCTCGATCAGCGGCTTGGCGAGCGGCGCGAAGTGCTGCCCTGACGGCGCCCGGCCGCCTTCCGGCCCGGCTATTTGCGCCTATATCTCTGGCATCTTCGGTGCAAGCCTGCCCCTGACAGGCCCGCCGCCCGGAATATGTGGTTGCGTCCAGGACACTAGCGCCCCGGCCCAAGTCCGGCTAAGCCTCCCGGCCATAACCGATAGAGATTGGGAAATGCCCGATAGCGTTCAGGAAGTCTTGCAGGCCTTTGCCCGTGGTGAGCTCGTGGTCGTCACCGACGACGAGGACCGCGAGGGCGAGGGCGATCTGATCGTCGCCGCCTCGCTCTGCACCGCCGAGAAGATGGCGTTCATCATCCGCCATACCTCGGGCATCGTCTGCGCGCCCGTGACCACCGAGGACGCGCGCCGCCTCCGGCTCGATCCGATGGTGGCCCACAACGATTCCGCGCACACCACCGCGTTCACGGTCTCGATCGACTACAAGCCCGACGGCGGCACCGGCATCTCGGCCGAAGAGCGCGCCTCGTGCTGCCGCGCGCTGTCCAATCCCAATGTCGGCGCCAACGACTTCGCCCGTCCCGGCCACATCTTCCCGCTGATCGCCAAGGACGGCGGCGTGCTCTTGCGCTCCGGCCATACCGAGGCCGCGGTTGATCTGTGCAAGCTCTCCGGCCTGCCGCCGGTCGGCGTCATCAGCGAGCTGATGAATGACGACGGCAGCGTGATGAAGGGCGAGCAGGTCGCCCGCTTCGCCGCCCAGCACAAGCTCAAGCATGTCACCATCGCCGACATGATCGCCTATCGCCAGGTGCGCGAGAAGCTGATCGAGCGGGTCTCGACCTTCGTCACCGAAAGCCCGATCGGACCGCTTCAGGGCTATGCCTACCGCTCGCCGTTCGATTCCATCGCCCACGTCGCGTTCGTCTATAACGGCGTCGGCGACGGCAAGAACGTGCTGACGCGCTTCCACAAGCCCAACATCGTCAAGGACATTTTCACCGGCCACAAGCGCATGACGGCGGTGCTCGAGCACTTCAAGAAGTCCGGTCGCGGCGTCCTGGTGTACTTGCGCGACGGTGCCGCCGGCGTCCCCGTTGCCCCGCTGCCCGATGAGAGCGCGACCGAGGCGGACCGCAACCGCCAGTGGCGCGAGGTCGGTGTCGGCGCGCAAATCCTGCGCGACCTCGGCGTCACCTCGATCCGCCACCTCACTTCCTCGGTGCACGACTACAAGGGTCTGTCGGGGTTCGGCATCGAGATCGTCGCCAACGAGCAGCTTGAAAGCTAGCGCTGTCATTCCGGGCTCGCGCGCCGCGCGTCCCCGGGATTCACGCAGACCCGTACTTCTGCAACGCAATTGCACTTGTTGCCGCGGCGCTTTACTTTGTCGGGCAAATTTTTGACGGAACCAGACGAAAGGACGTTTCATGAGCGTGCGCCCTCAGGCCAAGGACAAGCCGGCTGCGGCTTCTTTCCAGTGGGACGATCCGTTCCTGCTCGACGAGCAGCTCACCGAAGACGAACGCATGGTGCGCGACACCGCCCGCGCCTACGCCCAGGACAAGCTGCTGCCGCGCGTCACCAAGGCCTATCTCGAGGAGAAGACCGACCGCGAGATCTTCAACGAGATGGGCGAGCTCGGCCTGATCGGCATTACGCTGCCTGAGGAATATGGCTGCGCGAATGCGAGCTACGTTGCCTACGGTCTCGTCGCGCGCGAGATCGAGCGGGTCGATTCCGGCTATCGCTCGATGAACTCGGTGCAGTCCTCGCTGGTGATGTACCCGATCTACGCCTATGGCGACGAGAACCAGCGCAAGAAGTACCTGCCGAAGCTCGCCAGCGGCGAGTGGGTCGGCTGCTTCGGCCTCACCGAGCCCGACGCCGGCTCCGATCCGGCCGGCATGAAGACCCGCGCCGAGAAGGTCTCGGACGGCTACCGCCTGACCGGCAGCAAGATGTGGATCTCGAACGCGCCGATCGCCGACGTGTTCGTGGTCTGGGCCAAGTCGGCCGCGCACGACAACCAGATCCGCGGCTTCGTGCTGGAGAAGGGCATGAAGGGCCTCTCCGCGCCGAAGATCGGCGGCAAGCTGTCCTTGCGCGCCTCGATCACCGGCGAGGTCGTGATGGACGGCGTCGTGGTTCCCGAGGACGCCCTGCTGCCCAACGTCTCCGGCCTGAAGGGCCCGTTCGGCTGCCTCAACCGCGCCCGCTACGGCATCTCCTGGGGCGCGCTCGGCGCCGCCGAGGACTGCATGCACCGCGCCCGCGAGTACACGCTCGACCGCAAGCAGTTCGGCAAGCCGCTCGCTGCGACCCAGCTGGTGCAGAAGAAGCTTGCCGACATGGAGACCGAGATCGCGCTCGGCC includes the following:
- a CDS encoding cation:proton antiporter — encoded protein: MHELIRDITLCILFAWMLGLLAHFSRQPLILAYLIAGFCIGPFGAGWVKSQESISVISELGLIFMLFMIGLEIDLKKIVRAGKVILFAAGGQLLGGCLLGALFFAGIGLSFGGGHFDAVYLCVACALSSTVIIVKVLYEKRELDTLPGRITLGVLVLQDIFAILFLAVQPSLANLEVSVILLSIGRVAVLVAAALLVSRYVLPRLFHQIARRPELILLGALAWCFLVAETAERLSLSREMGALIAGVSLSTFPYALDVTAKVTTLRDFFITLFFVALGMTIPVPGLSVIGLALMIAAFTVVSRLVTTFAPLYLMKQGLRASLLPALNLAQISEFSLVVIQTGVADHHIAAETANAASFAFVVLAVLSTFVMTRSDEITRWAIGPLKRIGLRDLDHGNGHGEEGHEGGHGEARRIVILGFFRAASALLAEIERQTPVLLEQITVVDFNPNVYQTLVSRGLHVIYGDISSADTLLHAGVGKSEMIILSVPDALLKGASNEKLVRHVRTLNPTAMIVATADLLSDVGELYAAGASYVTVTRLSDAHELFTVIEAAQAGLLADKRAELDQRLGERREVLP
- a CDS encoding helix-turn-helix domain-containing protein, with amino-acid sequence MLNQVMDFAGEVLPGSCAAPPYSETAFLAELGERLRSSRARCELSRRELARRSGISERYIAQIEAGKGNVSIVLLLRLASAIHSSQPQVA
- a CDS encoding PLP-dependent aminotransferase family protein, whose translation is MTSSFDFAPLFPAGLPAPSARWTGLAKYSFVGGNNDSEQLPLDGLIEATNQALQREGRSLATYGLAHGPQGYLPLREFLVTKLKRDAGINCTVDDLMIVSGSLQALDLVNATLLTRGDTVIFEQDSYQGSLTRLARLGVNVAGVPLDKDGMRMDVLASTLADLKGRGIRPKYIYTIPTVQNPTGSIMPESRRAELLRLSAEYGVPIFEDDCYADLVWSGQRPPAIYAMSPNGGVIHIGSFSKSIAPALRVGFIAAPWDVMSRMLALKTDAGSGALEQMVLAAYCKPHFATHVPALTKALRTKLDTLMEALNEQFGTAAEFEEPKGGIFLWVKLPDQVDTLKLYQAALAAGVSINPGPEWSTNKTHSSSRLRLCFASPSHQQIREGVAVLAEVCRKEFGVPARSANVEKRA
- the ribB gene encoding 3,4-dihydroxy-2-butanone-4-phosphate synthase, yielding MPDSVQEVLQAFARGELVVVTDDEDREGEGDLIVAASLCTAEKMAFIIRHTSGIVCAPVTTEDARRLRLDPMVAHNDSAHTTAFTVSIDYKPDGGTGISAEERASCCRALSNPNVGANDFARPGHIFPLIAKDGGVLLRSGHTEAAVDLCKLSGLPPVGVISELMNDDGSVMKGEQVARFAAQHKLKHVTIADMIAYRQVREKLIERVSTFVTESPIGPLQGYAYRSPFDSIAHVAFVYNGVGDGKNVLTRFHKPNIVKDIFTGHKRMTAVLEHFKKSGRGVLVYLRDGAAGVPVAPLPDESATEADRNRQWREVGVGAQILRDLGVTSIRHLTSSVHDYKGLSGFGIEIVANEQLES
- a CDS encoding acyl-CoA dehydrogenase — encoded protein: MSVRPQAKDKPAAASFQWDDPFLLDEQLTEDERMVRDTARAYAQDKLLPRVTKAYLEEKTDREIFNEMGELGLIGITLPEEYGCANASYVAYGLVAREIERVDSGYRSMNSVQSSLVMYPIYAYGDENQRKKYLPKLASGEWVGCFGLTEPDAGSDPAGMKTRAEKVSDGYRLTGSKMWISNAPIADVFVVWAKSAAHDNQIRGFVLEKGMKGLSAPKIGGKLSLRASITGEVVMDGVVVPEDALLPNVSGLKGPFGCLNRARYGISWGALGAAEDCMHRAREYTLDRKQFGKPLAATQLVQKKLADMETEIALGLQGSLRVGRLMDEGKFAPEMISIMKRNNCGKALDIARVARDMHGGNGISAEYHVMRHVHNLETVNTYEGTHDVHALILGRAITGIQAFF
- a CDS encoding DUF3124 domain-containing protein: MLLCPLAYAVPAAAQSKVNIEQNFADSLTALPKEELAVSGGFYVPAYSSVAMSQGKLRVDFSVTLSVHNASETQPLVVKRIAYFDTTGKQVETYLKAQVALKPLATVSIFIPTDDVRGGTGANFLVDWAATSEIAEPVVEALMVGGVANAHYAFISQGRPTRTVGKK